The following DNA comes from Plodia interpunctella isolate USDA-ARS_2022_Savannah chromosome 1, ilPloInte3.2, whole genome shotgun sequence.
TAATAATATGATGGAAATAATTACTAATACTACAAAAATGTTGGACtgaactttataaataatgtgcTACTATTTACAGCTCTAGTGGTCAGTGTGTAGTGATATGAGATACAATAGGAGTGGTAATATTCTAAAATGCTGATGTACACAACTTTgtaatagttattattatcatgagaattaataataaatatatatcctaaattgttatatgtatacattcTAGACAAAACAGTGATAAATACCTTTTGCAAATCTTTAATATTGTAGTACTGATGTTTCTCAAATGCAGCAAACAGCATGTTGAGCACTGCATCTTTGTCATCTCGAGCTTTCTTGCCCTctgcttttttcttttcttgatATTCAATCTATAAAGGAAGAAatcatatagattttttttttataattaattggtTTGGCATGAATGattacattgtaatatttaaataaaccttTGATTAAACTTATGtattgcaaaatataatatggaaCTTACATTATGTCTGTGATCGGAAACAGGTTTAAAGTTCTGCACAATCCTATCCAGCTGCTGAACTTGTCTCTGAGGAATAGACGCTTTCCTGATAGACTCAGATTTCAGTTTGTAATAAGTTGTGTCTGCATATGGCTTACATTCAAGCTTTTGAACTATTCTACCTTCcatatacaatttttcagATTCTGGTACTACAGCATCTGTAACTGTTGCTAAAAAAACATTGGTCAATTGAAATACATCACTTCCATTTCTCACTACCTGCTCTTctgcaatattataaaatacttacgtaCTACATGTGAAAATACCCCCAGGCTCTGCCTTGTTACATTAGATACATCAAGACAATGTTCCTTTGGTATATTCTGTTCTCCAGGATCCTTCAAGCATAGAACTGCTTCAGATAAAGACAATTGCACTTGTGGTTTTTGACCAGGAACTCttgatattttcaatttgcCAACTTCTATATTTCCAGATGCTTTATCCCATTTATTTGCTATATACTTTGGTACTTTTACAAGCCATACACCTCTGCCGGTATTTGACAAATCCAGTTCACGGTCGATATGAGGAACATTACCATTCGGCGGAGCATTAGCAGTACTCATATTTCacggaattaaaaaaaaaatcagaacaataaattaaagcaATGCCAACATACATACGCACGTACGTTACCCACATAGAAAGTACTCTGTGTTACCCACCTCAATTCAATTTCATTGCTTTTATTTCTGAGCATTCGactgatataatatttcttgacatttgacattgacaattaTTCAGgattttaggtaggtacctaccatagatttagaagtgCCCCGCGTGCGTACGTACGTCcgtagtaggtaggtaccacaGATGAGATAGGTATATAAGAACCAtggaatagggagtattacatTTTTCCCGCCAGaatacagcactgtatgttaggtacacaaaacctatgccgccttttgctatgtcgattaaaacgtttattttagagtactgcattaatcctttcattatgtaagcattcgtttgtgaaaatattcaacaatatAGCATATTCCgatgccgaaatattgggaaaaattcTGATATATCAGTCGCGCTGAGATCTTTTGCACGTCATCACTTGCCCATCCCTTAGCTCAATGCTAAACAACAACCACAGAATGCACTATGCACAGTGAGTAGGCGAGTTTGAAtcattatgttaaaaaaaaattaaatgttactgTCAAGTTTTGGCCTTGTCTGCCACATTTTGacgattgattgattgaaccTACCTTGATTGAACTTGCTCGAAATTGACTTGTATAGGTATTGTATTGtaggtacaataaatattgcattttcCTTCATATAGCAGCATATTTCACTTCATTTCGTTATTATATCCTATTGTAATCAACATTAGtttgtgtatatattattgCTAAATGTGACGAATtctcataataatgtatggaATCAGCAAAGAAGCTGTGAGAGTGAAAGTCAAGGTttgtattatactattttaaaacaatgcattattttctttttttgagaGCTAGGCTCTTGTCGGTGAAGAATACGCCAAACCTCTCTATGCTGGGCTTTGCTTTTAAGTTCTCTATACGGCACGAcgcctgccttctctttcTATAGGCTATGCATAACTCTTCCTCggtctaaatatttttaaataaggcgTCGTGTCATATCAAGTGGCCAATCATTCTTCCACacctattttctatttctgtcaGCAGTctactttgttatttacaatttccAGCACTTTAACATTGGTTTCTTTCTCTCTGTCCAGCTTAATATTACCATTCTTCTCCAATACCACATCTCAAAAGCGGATAatacttaaatgaaatatttaatgtaactttAGGATATCTCATTGTAAAATCTTATGAACAAGATATCATGAATCTATGTGCATATGGGATACAAGTGTGTATTCAGGTTCAGTCCACTTTGCCTATTTCTGAGCATACACCACTATTATATGGTATACTCCACCAAACATGCTGAGcttaaattatcatatttttatttcagaaatgtGAAGGAAAACTTCAACCAGAACTGAGAAAATTTTCTGTAGATCCCCAAATAACTTCACTTGAAGTATTACAAAGTATCTTAATCAAAGCATTTGATATCAAGTCTGATTTTACTCTCTCATACAGAACACTAGATGATTGTGGCCAGGAAATCTACTTGCCATTGCTTTCTGACTGGGACTTGGATGCTGCTTTTCTCAAGTAAGATATGTATTTAGTATaatgacaaatttatttatttcctatacctttgcgaaagcggaacagatagacatactttcatttataatattgttagtaTGGATGCTATCTAGTTTACTGGCGTGTATGTGACTAGCATTACTTATGTGGTAACTAATCATGAAAATCATGATAGATAgatttaggtgacttgaacaaaatctgacactagtgttagcgataacacacctaatataaaagaaagatattaaaatcttttattattttctagggCACATAATATAGCTCTGAATCAGAAATCAGAACCATGTGTTCAACTGAAGGTGGACATGAAGCCCTTTGCGGAAGCGTCGGAAGACTGGGAGCCGCCAAATGTGAACACAGCTATACCCTCATCCAACCAAACTCTTCGTGAGAGCCCTACAATTGTTCCTATGGTacaacaaacagaaaaagtagAGACTCAGACAGGACTTCAGGGGCTCTTTATGAACCAGGTACAgggttattttataaattactttcttgacatttaaataagtgtatttataaaaataataaaactatacaaataaaattaaaactgaataTATTGTTTAGAAAGAGATTTTGCCAAGAAAGGTACCCAGGTTCGTaggattatttataaatagctactcatatcaaaatataattttacctgttttattataaaatactttttggtTAAAATTCGAAGTTGAATTGAAGGCTCCactttaatatcaaatttgaTATGAAAATGAACAGTAAAATGAACTAAATTAATTGCCTTTAAAGACCATACTTTTGTCTGAAAAGCaccatatataaaaataaataataggcatatatataataaaaattgtattattagttTCTACATTGTTTTCCAGGTTGAAAAAACATTCAATATAGTATCTAGAGCTTTAAACCTGTATGAAGACCCCAACAACCCGCCGCGTCCACCTCTCAGTGACATAGAGTTCAGAGCATTCCTGGATGCTacaggacaaatcacaaatcCCACAAAACTCAGAGAAGTAATTTATTGCGGTGGAATAGATCCAAGTTTGAGGTAACTTTTAAAAAGCCAGTATTTGttcttttgttaaaaataaaactatttttgtgaaagtactttttgatttcataatagtaataatgtaatattaatataaattttttattaatataaaataaagtgaaaGAGTTTTCGCTAGCCTTTCTTTGTCACATCAAAATGGAGAATTGTATTTAGGTAAATGAATTGACTACTTTTACAGAAAAGTTGTATGGAAACACATTCTAAATGTTTATCCAGAGGGCATGAATGGCAAGGATAGGATGGACTACATAAAGAGAAAAGCAAATGAATATTACAGTCTTAGAGCACGCTGGAAGGACTGTATTCAAAAGGGAAAGGTACATAAACTTCAATTAGTTTACGtaggaattaattttaaaaatgcgaaagtaagttatgaaatttggtacacaggtagcaAATAAGCtggaattcccacgggagcgaagccccggggcgtagctagtattATATGTTCATATAAGTTTACTTTAGTCTTAAACTTTACCAATATCTATTGTAGTTTTGTTTGGCTGGCtataaattagttataatatttaattttcaggtGAATGCTGACTTAGCTTACGTCACTGGAATGGTCCGCAAAGACGTCCTCCGTACTGATCGGCATCATAATTTCTATGCTGGTAGTGATGACAACCAGAATATTGCTTCTCTTTTCAATATATTGACAACGTATGTAAATAACATTCATCTTTGTTATGCAATCAGTTTGTCATCTTTCCTCGCCCCTTCTGCTTGGGCTGCTTAGGTGTATTtttcgtaattttaataaaatttgcagTTATGCTTTGAATCATCCAAGAGTGAGCTACTGCCAGGGCATGTCGGACCTGGCGTCGCCGCTGCTGGTGACGATGCGCGACGAGGCGCACGCCTACATCTGTCTGTGCGCGCTCATGGCGCGCTTGCACCCCAACTTCCTGCTTGACGGCGAAGCTATGACGCTCAAGTTCTCGCACCTCACTGAATCGCTGCAAGTTTACGATCCTGACTTCTACAACTATTTGAAATCGCAGCAAGCCGACGACTTGCTCTTCTGCTACAGGTGGCTCCTGTTGGAAATGAAACGCGAGTTCGCTTTCGATGACGCTCTGAGAATGCTCGAAGTATTATGGGCATCGTTGCCTCAAAAGACTCCCGCTGTCGAGTTGCTCCTCAAAGAAAAAGAATTCGATTCTTCCATAAAGATAGAAGAGAACCCGCCTCCAGTTAGCCCGTTGATCAAAGCGCCACGAGAAAATGCGTATACAAAAGTTTGTGCGATACGCCGACAGAGTTCCAGTTTCAGTTTAGCTAATGTGAAAGCACCAAAACTTTCTACTTGCAGACAGATGAATCACAGCCTCGATGAAAACGCAACTCGAAAGGTTCAAACAAACCCATCCCTTAAACACTCTAAAGAATTCGCAAGTTTGGACGATGCAGCTTTACAAGCTCGCAAACACGACAAAGACGAAAATGCACGTGACAAGAATAAAGAAAGTATGAAAGATACAAAACTTCACTTGAAACAAAGTATGAAGAGTGTCCCTGAAGATAGTAAACCTGTGGATTCAAATACGACGGCTCCTAGCGCTTGGTCCAGCACTGGAAATTTGGTAAATGGAACTACTGGAAATACTCAAATTGATACAAAAAGTCCTTTAGGAAGCCAAATACGACAGTTACGGGATAAGATATCTGTGCAAAATAATAAGTTCTTTGCGTCCTTAGACAAACTAACTGACTCCTCTAGTTCCGATTCTTCCAGTAGACCACaagtaaaaatgataaaaaatctcaatgaatttttaaatttaaattttgcggGTGTAAGTAAAGTTGGTGCTACCAAGCAAGAGAAACTTCAAAGAACACATTCTGTTATTGAACGTAGTTCCAAAGAATGccctaaaattttgttaactaAGACATCATTTGACGAAAGCGATTTGAGTGTAGGAAAGAATCAAAGAAACGATAGAACTAGAAATATGTATAACGAACTAAATGACGGGAGCAGTCCAGATGATTCCCAGGAATATTATCCGATGACAACTTCCATGACAAGAGAGTTAAGGTTGGAATTGGAACATCTCGATCGGCAGGTGTTCGGACCGTCATATGTAAGCAGGTGCAGTATGATATGCGACTCTCCGTCCGACTCCACGAGCACCGACGAGAAACTTACGAACGACTGTACATATGTGAAACAAGCGCGGGTTGCGACTGATACTTTAGAAACGAATACAGATATAACAGAACTGATAGAAACCGCAAAGAAGTCCCCCATGCTCGACACCGTAAAATCAAACGCCCGCAGTGCAGAAGACATTTACCTGTGGGAGAACCCGCTGCACCGCAACACGCCGACGCGCGCGGCGGCCAGTTGTCCGCTCACGCCCGACGAGCAGGCCGACCTCGAGTTCGACGACACCGGCGAGATCTTCGAGGAGCAGGAAGGCAAGAAATCCATCACTCCGATCAGATTGCTGAGAAAAAACCAATCTCTGGAACGACCGTTGGAACCTTGTAAAGATGTTCTATATTGCGACACCCACTCCAGCGCGTCCGACTCTTCAGAGAGAACGACTCCCGAGGTCCCTGAAACGCCGACGCCTAAGAATAATCTCCAGGAAGTGGCCACAAATTCATCTAGATCACAAAAGTTCTTTTCGAGCATGTCCCAAGAATTAGAAAATGCGAAAAGAAATTGTGAGTCGCTTCTGAATGCAAAACAACCGAATTTACACAGTGTGGCTTCGACGATAAACAATTTCCAGAAAAAGTATGAAGTTTTCAAACCTCCAGTACAGCGTAATGCTATGACGAATTCGACCACCAGTGATTGTACAGCAAAATGTAGCATAAGCAGTCTACCCGCGCCGAAACTCTTCGGAGGCGGTAACCCATTCCTAATGTATCTCTGTCTGACAGTATTATTACAACACAGGGACTATATTATGCGAAACCGTATGGACTATAACGAACTGGCTATGCACTTCGATAAAATGGTTCGTAAGCATAACGTAAACAGGGTATTGAACCAGGCGCGGCAGATGTATGCCATTTACTTAAAGCAACAAGCACATAAGACTGGCGACGTAACGACTTGAGTTACAAGCAATTAATGTAACTACCGCAAGTTTCAGTATAgtcattagttttatttactatgttaGTTAATTTAGGTATCCGATACTGTTGATCTCATGTTATTTTtgctcataaaataatatatgcatTACGCAAAATGAGGAAGTAATGCtaggataaattaaatatttctaaattattttcattcgaGGCTTTCAAGCATGTGCACTTATAAACGGTTTTGCGCCCGAGTGTAATCCAATCTTGCCTTATGTGGATGCTGCaattacttattacttttCGATAATCTTTCTAAGGTAATCTTCTAACAACCAATCATCATGTCAAAGTCGTCGAATCTTTGTTCAATTCGGACATTCCTGTTTTTGCAttgttcaaatatatattatgccTTATAATACTAGACATGATATGGTTGAtcattttactgtttttatcAGCGGTTCATGTTTAATTTTGCTACTAGTTCAAATATTTAGTATCTTATAATTTCATTCCaaagagcttttatttaaggTGACAATTtgtgatatatttaatgactTTAAGTTTATAGTATGATGGTgtttttcaaagttttatttgaaaataatatgtatataattgagcacaataatatatatttacttctaAAGATGAATTTCAAGTTACAACATaggaaaaagtatttttcgaTTATACCTACTATGAATGATATTCTAGCCTTTCGATATTATACGATAGTGGCGCTTATGGCTTGGCCTATATTATAGTAACGAT
Coding sequences within:
- the TfIIFbeta gene encoding general transcription factor IIF subunit 2; its protein translation is MSTANAPPNGNVPHIDRELDLSNTGRGVWLVKVPKYIANKWDKASGNIEVGKLKISRVPGQKPQVQLSLSEAVLCLKDPGEQNIPKEHCLDVSNVTRQSLGVFSHVVPTVTDAVVPESEKLYMEGRIVQKLECKPYADTTYYKLKSESIRKASIPQRQVQQLDRIVQNFKPVSDHRHNIEYQEKKKAEGKKARDDKDAVLNMLFAAFEKHQYYNIKDLQKITRQPIVYLKEILKEVCNYNLKNPHKNMWELKPEYRHYKQEAPVETKEEKNSSDSD
- the LOC128670366 gene encoding uncharacterized protein LOC128670366 — protein: MYGISKEAVRVKVKKCEGKLQPELRKFSVDPQITSLEVLQSILIKAFDIKSDFTLSYRTLDDCGQEIYLPLLSDWDLDAAFLKAHNIALNQKSEPCVQLKVDMKPFAEASEDWEPPNVNTAIPSSNQTLRESPTIVPMVQQTEKVETQTGLQGLFMNQVEKTFNIVSRALNLYEDPNNPPRPPLSDIEFRAFLDATGQITNPTKLREVIYCGGIDPSLRKVVWKHILNVYPEGMNGKDRMDYIKRKANEYYSLRARWKDCIQKGKVNADLAYVTGMVRKDVLRTDRHHNFYAGSDDNQNIASLFNILTTYALNHPRVSYCQGMSDLASPLLVTMRDEAHAYICLCALMARLHPNFLLDGEAMTLKFSHLTESLQVYDPDFYNYLKSQQADDLLFCYRWLLLEMKREFAFDDALRMLEVLWASLPQKTPAVELLLKEKEFDSSIKIEENPPPVSPLIKAPRENAYTKVCAIRRQSSSFSLANVKAPKLSTCRQMNHSLDENATRKVQTNPSLKHSKEFASLDDAALQARKHDKDENARDKNKESMKDTKLHLKQSMKSVPEDSKPVDSNTTAPSAWSSTGNLVNGTTGNTQIDTKSPLGSQIRQLRDKISVQNNKFFASLDKLTDSSSSDSSSRPQVKMIKNLNEFLNLNFAGVSKVGATKQEKLQRTHSVIERSSKECPKILLTKTSFDESDLSVGKNQRNDRTRNMYNELNDGSSPDDSQEYYPMTTSMTRELRLELEHLDRQVFGPSYVSRCSMICDSPSDSTSTDEKLTNDCTYVKQARVATDTLETNTDITELIETAKKSPMLDTVKSNARSAEDIYLWENPLHRNTPTRAAASCPLTPDEQADLEFDDTGEIFEEQEGKKSITPIRLLRKNQSLERPLEPCKDVLYCDTHSSASDSSERTTPEVPETPTPKNNLQEVATNSSRSQKFFSSMSQELENAKRNCESLLNAKQPNLHSVASTINNFQKKYEVFKPPVQRNAMTNSTTSDCTAKCSISSLPAPKLFGGGNPFLMYLCLTVLLQHRDYIMRNRMDYNELAMHFDKMVRKHNVNRVLNQARQMYAIYLKQQAHKTGDVTT